The following proteins are co-located in the Lagenorhynchus albirostris chromosome 2, mLagAlb1.1, whole genome shotgun sequence genome:
- the NEK2 gene encoding serine/threonine-protein kinase Nek2 isoform X2 has product MCVWKAGCSEELAISPQILVWKELDYGSMTEAEKHMLVSEVNLLRELKHPNIVRYYDRIIDRTNTTLYIVMEYCEGGDLASAITKGTKERQYLDEEFVLRVMTQLTLALKECHRRSDGGHTVLHRDLKPANVFLDGKQNVKLGDFGLARILNHDTSFAKTFVGTPYYMSPEQMNHMSYNEKSDIWSLGCLLYELCALMPPFTAFNQKELAGKIREGKFRRIPYRYSDELNDIITRMLNLKDYHRPSVEEILENPLIADLVAEEQRRNPERRGRRLGEPGKLQDSSPVLSELKLKEIQLQERERALRAREENLEQKERELCVRERLAENKLARAESLLRNYSLLKDQKFLSLAGGPELFDLTSSITKKKVHFSGESKENVMRSENSENQLTFKSKCKDLKKRLHAAQLRAQALSDIEKTYQLKSRQILGMR; this is encoded by the exons ATGACAGAAGCTGAGAAACACATGCTTGTTTCTGAAGTAAATTTACTTCGTGAGCTGAAGCATCCAAATATCGTCCGATACTATGATAGAATTATTGACCgaaccaacacaacactgtacatTGTAATGGAATATTGTGAAGGAGGGGACCTGGCTAGTGCAATTACAAAGGGGACCAAGGAAAG ACAATACTTGGATGAAGAGTTTGTTCTTCGAGTGATGACTCAGTTGACTCTGGCCCTAAAGGAATGTCACAGACGAAGTGATGGTGGTCATACTGTGCTGCATCGGGATCTGAAACCAGCCAATGTTTTCCTGGATGGCAAGCAAAACGTTAAGCTTGGAGACTTTGGGTTAGCTAGGATATTAAACCACGATACGAGCTTTGCAAAAACATTTGTTGGCACACCTTATTATATGTCTCCT GAACAAATGAATCACATGTCCTACAATGAGAAGTCAGATATCTGGTCACTAGGTTGCTTGCTGTATGAACTGTGTGCATTAAT gccTCCATTTACAGCTTTCAACCAGAAAGAACTAGCTGGGAAGATCAGAGAAGGCAAATTCAGGCGAATTCCATATCGTTACTCTGATGAATTAAATGACATTATTACAAGGATGTTAAATTTAAAG gatTACCATCGACCTTCTGTTGAAGAAATTCTTGAGAATCCTTTGATAGCAGACTTGGTTGCAGAAGAGCAAAGGAGAAATCCTGAGAGAAGAGGGCGGCGATTAGGAGAACCAGGAAAGTTGCAGGACTCCAGCCCTGTACTGAGTGAGCTGAAACTGAAGGAAATACAGTTACAGGAGCGGGAGCGAGCCCTCAGAGCAAGGGAAGAAAACCTGGAGC AGAAGGAACGTGAGCTTTGTGTTCGTGAGAGACTGGCAGAGAACAAGCTGGCCAGAGCAGAAAGTCTGTTGAGGAATTACAGCCTGCTGAAGGACCAGAAGTTCCTGTCTCTGGCGGGTGGTCCAG aacttTTTGATCTTACATCCTCGATAACGAAGAAGAAAGTTCATTTCAGTGGGGAGAGTAAGGAGAATGTCATGAGGAGTGAGAATTCTGAGAATCAGCTCACCTTCAAATCCAAGTGCAAGGACCTGAAAAAAAGGCTTCATGCTGCTCAGCTTCGCGCTCAAGCCCTGTCAGACATTGAGAAAACTTACCAACTGAAAAGCAGGCAGATCCTGGGCATGCGCTAG
- the NEK2 gene encoding serine/threonine-protein kinase Nek2 isoform X1 translates to MPTRAEDYEVLYTIGTGSYGRCQKIRRKSDGKILVWKELDYGSMTEAEKHMLVSEVNLLRELKHPNIVRYYDRIIDRTNTTLYIVMEYCEGGDLASAITKGTKERQYLDEEFVLRVMTQLTLALKECHRRSDGGHTVLHRDLKPANVFLDGKQNVKLGDFGLARILNHDTSFAKTFVGTPYYMSPEQMNHMSYNEKSDIWSLGCLLYELCALMPPFTAFNQKELAGKIREGKFRRIPYRYSDELNDIITRMLNLKDYHRPSVEEILENPLIADLVAEEQRRNPERRGRRLGEPGKLQDSSPVLSELKLKEIQLQERERALRAREENLEQKERELCVRERLAENKLARAESLLRNYSLLKDQKFLSLAGGPELFDLTSSITKKKVHFSGESKENVMRSENSENQLTFKSKCKDLKKRLHAAQLRAQALSDIEKTYQLKSRQILGMR, encoded by the exons ATGACAGAAGCTGAGAAACACATGCTTGTTTCTGAAGTAAATTTACTTCGTGAGCTGAAGCATCCAAATATCGTCCGATACTATGATAGAATTATTGACCgaaccaacacaacactgtacatTGTAATGGAATATTGTGAAGGAGGGGACCTGGCTAGTGCAATTACAAAGGGGACCAAGGAAAG ACAATACTTGGATGAAGAGTTTGTTCTTCGAGTGATGACTCAGTTGACTCTGGCCCTAAAGGAATGTCACAGACGAAGTGATGGTGGTCATACTGTGCTGCATCGGGATCTGAAACCAGCCAATGTTTTCCTGGATGGCAAGCAAAACGTTAAGCTTGGAGACTTTGGGTTAGCTAGGATATTAAACCACGATACGAGCTTTGCAAAAACATTTGTTGGCACACCTTATTATATGTCTCCT GAACAAATGAATCACATGTCCTACAATGAGAAGTCAGATATCTGGTCACTAGGTTGCTTGCTGTATGAACTGTGTGCATTAAT gccTCCATTTACAGCTTTCAACCAGAAAGAACTAGCTGGGAAGATCAGAGAAGGCAAATTCAGGCGAATTCCATATCGTTACTCTGATGAATTAAATGACATTATTACAAGGATGTTAAATTTAAAG gatTACCATCGACCTTCTGTTGAAGAAATTCTTGAGAATCCTTTGATAGCAGACTTGGTTGCAGAAGAGCAAAGGAGAAATCCTGAGAGAAGAGGGCGGCGATTAGGAGAACCAGGAAAGTTGCAGGACTCCAGCCCTGTACTGAGTGAGCTGAAACTGAAGGAAATACAGTTACAGGAGCGGGAGCGAGCCCTCAGAGCAAGGGAAGAAAACCTGGAGC AGAAGGAACGTGAGCTTTGTGTTCGTGAGAGACTGGCAGAGAACAAGCTGGCCAGAGCAGAAAGTCTGTTGAGGAATTACAGCCTGCTGAAGGACCAGAAGTTCCTGTCTCTGGCGGGTGGTCCAG aacttTTTGATCTTACATCCTCGATAACGAAGAAGAAAGTTCATTTCAGTGGGGAGAGTAAGGAGAATGTCATGAGGAGTGAGAATTCTGAGAATCAGCTCACCTTCAAATCCAAGTGCAAGGACCTGAAAAAAAGGCTTCATGCTGCTCAGCTTCGCGCTCAAGCCCTGTCAGACATTGAGAAAACTTACCAACTGAAAAGCAGGCAGATCCTGGGCATGCGCTAG